One genomic region from Prunus persica cultivar Lovell chromosome G3, Prunus_persica_NCBIv2, whole genome shotgun sequence encodes:
- the LOC18781812 gene encoding LOW QUALITY PROTEIN: proton-coupled amino acid transporter 1 (The sequence of the model RefSeq protein was modified relative to this genomic sequence to represent the inferred CDS: inserted 1 base in 1 codon; substituted 1 base at 1 genomic stop codon), with translation CTIRYASMAVLGYLMFGSTIXSQITLNLPTXKLSSKIAIWTTLVNPPPKYALMVTPIIYSAKNWFPNHCNNGHFDLLLSSSLVISSVVVALAVPFFAYLVSLVGAFLSVSASLLFPCFCYLKISATYRNLGCEMLIIGFIILMGAAVMILGTYTAVSEIIEHL, from the exons TGCACCATTAGATATGCATCAATGGCAGTTTTAGGGTACTTAATGTTTGGGTCAACAATTTAGTCACAAATAACTTTAAACCTCCCAA AAAAACTTAGCTCAAAAATCGCAATATGGACCACCCTTGTCAATCCACCACCCAAATATGCTTTAATGGTTACACCAATAATATATTCAGCCAAAAATTGGTTTCCAAATCACTGCAATAACGGGCACTTCGACCTTCTCCTCAGTTCTAGCTTGGTAATCAGCAGTGTTGTAGTAGCTTTGGCGGTTCCCTTTTTCGCATATCTCGTGTCACTGGTTGGAGCATTTTTGAGTGTATCAGCTTCACTTCTATTCCCATGCTTTTGCTACCTTAAAATTTCAGCTACGTACCGAAATCTCGGATGTGAGATGTTGATTATAGGGTTCATTATTTTAATGGGAGCTGCAGTTATGATTCTTGGTACTTACACAGCTGTATCAGAAATAATAGAGCATTTGTAA